TTTAAGTCCAAGTCCCTATGCAAAAATGGGAAGTTAAAGAAACTCAATCAGCCTTTATAGTCCAACAAGGGGAAAAATTGCTTTTGAAAGCCGACGATTTAACGATCGCTTATACTGAAGAGTCGGCCTTGGAAGACATTTCAATGGAAATAGAAAAAGGGAAGATCATCGCCCTTATTGGTCCAAATGGAGCGGGCAAAACAACTCTTTTGAAATGCTTTGCGGGTATAATTAAACCGAAGAAAGGCAAAATATGGCGCAAGGAAGGACTTAGAGTAGGCTATTTAGCCCAAAGACCATCCGTTCCACGATACTTACCCGTAACGGTAGAAGAATTTGTTGCTTTAAGGTTGAGTTGTTTCCGGCTTTTTGATTGGCCATTTGAGAAAAAGCAAAGAGAGAAAAAGATCATTGAAATTTTGGAATCTTTTCATGCAGAAGGTCTTCTACATAAAAAGCTCAATGAACTTTCAGGTGGAGAAATGCAAAAGGTTATGATCGCATCTACGCTTGCCAAGAATCCGGGTTTATTGTTATTGGATGAACCCCTTACAGGGATAGATGCTGTAGGAGGATTTGAGTTTGACCAGTTGCTTCATGAACTAAAGGAAAAAAAAGAAATTGGCACCGTTTTGGTCAGTCATGATCTTCAGCTTGTTTCCCATATTGCTGATTGGGTCTATTTTTTAAATCACCGGATTCTTGTCCAAGGAA
The DNA window shown above is from Methylacidiphilum caldifontis and carries:
- a CDS encoding metal ABC transporter ATP-binding protein, producing the protein MQKWEVKETQSAFIVQQGEKLLLKADDLTIAYTEESALEDISMEIEKGKIIALIGPNGAGKTTLLKCFAGIIKPKKGKIWRKEGLRVGYLAQRPSVPRYLPVTVEEFVALRLSCFRLFDWPFEKKQREKKIIEILESFHAEGLLHKKLNELSGGEMQKVMIASTLAKNPGLLLLDEPLTGIDAVGGFEFDQLLHELKEKKEIGTVLVSHDLQLVSHIADWVYFLNHRILVQGRPSDVLQEKKLAAVYSLIHTKG